CGCTTCTTGATTTCATCTTGCAGCATGCTCACCTGGGCATTCTGGCAACCTAAGCTAAGCACGGTGGCGCCAGCTACGTTTGGGTGCGTGATGTAACCGGCTAGCAGGCCACACAATGACTGTGCATCTTGGCGAATACCACCACAACCACCTTCGTGCGACAGGAAACGGATGCCATCAACATTAGGGAACAGTCGAGGCCGAGCAGCACTATTATCTGCACTGCGCAAATCAGTTGCGAGAATCTCTTCTAACGTTTTACCCGACTGCATGAGCGAAATCAACTCCTGCGTCTGGGGCTGATAGCTCTTGCGGCGAGCGTAACCTAGGTCATTCACCAAGGCTTCTTCCAGCACTTGGATGTTGCGGTTTTCGCAGAACACTAGCGGAATCACCAGCCAATAGTTGGCCGTGCCCACGCGCCCATCGGAGCGGTGAAAACCCATAAAGGTTTGTTCCTGCCAATAATCGACGTTAGGCGCGTTCCAGTTCCGACGCTTCTCTTGGTGCTCGTCGTAGCTGTTGGTAGCATGCTGAATGTTAGCAGTCGTCAGCAAACCACCTAGTTGAATAGCGTGCCGAGCTTTGCCCACCAGTACACCATACATGGTCACCGAGTCGCCAGGCTCTAGCGTTTGCAGAGCCAGCTTGTGTTTGGCGGGTATTTTCTCCGTGGTCGTCACGGTCGTTCCGTCCCAGGTTACTGGTGTCCCGATTGGCAAATCGGTTAAAGCGACCAGTACGTTGTCGTCGGGATGGATCTTGGCTACTAAATGCTTCATCTATTTTGCGAGAGTCGTTTTATTGAAATATGCAGCTACCGTTGGGTAAGCGCCATTTTCCAGCATCTTCTGTAGGTAGTCACCTACTTGTTTAACGAAACCAGGTAGTTGAGTTAAATCGTGGCCCCACAGGCTTTGATTGTGCAATACCGTCGTGACCAATTCTTCTGCCTCTTGGGTTGCCCAAAGGTCAGCGAAGTAGCCAGCCTTGTCGTCTTGAATGGCATACTCACCACCGTTCACTTGACCGTACCACGTTGTGCCGCGTTGCTCGGTGCCTTTCATGAACAGTAAGTAAGCCGCAAAACCCAAGGCCATACACTCCGGCACAGCATTGAACCGCTTGTAGTAATGCAGCAGCGTTGGGATGTTGCGCATCTGCATTTTCGCAGTGTATTGCATTGTAATAGCTAGCCACCGGTGTTCCATGAAAGGGTTGCGGAAACGATCCATTACTTGCAAGCCAAAACGCTGAGCCACTTTTTCGTCTACTGGGTATGGAATGCCTGGTAGCAAATCAGCTAACATCAAGTTGCTGATAAAAGTACCCACCGTATCGTTTTCCATCGCCGAGCGCACCGTCTCAAAACCACTTAAGTAGGCTAAGCCACAGCTTAGTGTGTGCGTACCGTTGAGTAGGCGCAGCTTCAGTTCACGGAATAGATTAATATCGGGCTGAATAACAATTCCTTTGTCAACCTCATGGAAGGACAGAATTGATTTTACCCGTTCGTCGCCCTGAATAGCCCACAGCAGGAATGCTTCCGACATGGTCAATAGGTCATCTTCGTAGCCAAGCTGCTCGGTAATGCCGCGGTAGGTAGCCTCATCAGGGCGGCCCGGCACGATGCGGTCAACGAGCGAGTTGCAGCAAGTGTTGGCCGCTTCTAACCAATCCATGAACTCACTTTCGAGACCGTTGCGGTGAGCTAGCTCCAGCAGAATCGCCTCCAGTTTGCTCCCGTTATCCGGAATAAGCTCCGTTGGCACAATGACTAAGCCCTTCGACTTATCGCCTTTGAATGCCTGGAAGCGCGCATACAGAAAAGCAAGGAGCTTACCTGGAAACGACTGGGGTGGCGACTGCCTGATATCGTCGGGTACGAGTTGGATGCCAACCTCCGTGGTGTTCGAAATGACTACTTGTAGCTCAGGATTAGCGGCGCATTTGAGAATCTCTTCCCATTGGCTCTTCGCTGACAATACGCGGCTGATAGCAGAACACACCACATTTTCATCGACGGTTTGTCCATCTTCAATACCACGGACGCATACTGTATAAAGACCATCTTGGCGATTAAACGCTTCAATGTCGCCGCCGTCAGTTGACTTCACAACGACAATGCGACCGTTGAACACTCCTTGGCGGTTAGCCTTGTCAATAAGAAAATCGGGGAGCCCGCGCAGCAGTACACCCGTACCAAATTGTATAACTTTTTCGGGCAGCTCGAATAGTTTTTCCTCCGGCATTGCCACGGGCGTTTCGGCTAGGCCGGCCCCAATAGAGCGAGATAAATGCTTCATTTTTTAGGTTGACTCTTGTGCTTTGGTTACAGTTTGCTGCTGCCTTTTTCCCATTTTTGCTGCCAGGCAGGGTAATCTTTAGTCAGCAGCTTTTCAGGCCAAGTACCGACGTAGAGGTAGCCGGCCCGGCGTTCGTTTTCTATTTCGGCTAAGGTATTTTTCTTCTCTGAATTACGACCTACATAGATAGGCTTATTTGATTCTAAATCGTAGAATCGAGCCCAAATAGTCGAGCCAGGTTCAGAGACAATCACCCGGTCGCGACCGGTCGGCTGCGCGGCATCTTTAATATCCTTTACTGCTTGGTTCGGCATTCTCACCTCATTCAGCCAAGTCACCGCGCTAACAACAGCTTTGCGCAATTCCGGCGAAGGGTTATCAACGCCCATCAGAAACTGTACAATGCCAACTGTTTCATCGCCGCTCAATGAAGCTAGCTCGAAGGCACGTGCTTTGGCCGGCTGAAGTGTATTCTCATCATGTTGCGCGCACCAAGCCGTGAGTTTGCCGTTCTGCACGTATTGGGTTTTCAGGATGCAATCTACGCCTCGCTCCACGGCTAGCTTTGCTTGTGGCACTAGCGCTTGGTCGACGAGCGTAAAGTCACCTTTATGCTCTACCAAATCGCGCAGTATCGATAAAGCACGAATCATGGCGTCGTCGTTGTAAGTAATCTGGTGACGGTAGAGGCTATGATCTGGATAATACTGCGGGAAGCCCCCGTTGGGGTACTGCATTTTCAGCAAGTAGCGAATACCGTTTTCGGCAGCGTTGCGATATGCCATGTTGCCTGTGCGCTGAGCCGCTGCTAGCAAATAGCGGATTTCACGGGTTGTCGCATTATTGTCAATGGTAGCGTCCGCATGATCTGCGTCTTTGCGTGTGCTAGCTTTTTCGGCAGCAGTCAGGGGATGCTCATAGCTAACCTTGGTTCCGTTCACTGCTTTAGGCCAGCCACCCACACTGCGTTGGAATACCAACATTCGCTCAGCGGCCGAGTCTTTGGCCAATGCTGTAGGCGCAGGAGCAGCTAGTGCTACAGCCTTTTTGTTAACGTTCCACCGTCCACCGAATGTCCAGTTCGCCGTAATCTGCTTCGGACTGGGAGCGCCAATGGCTTTCTCCAAGTTGTTCTTATGCCAAGCGTAATCGCCGCCTTTGCGGTGGCAGTTGTAGTAATACACGCGTCGTCCCCATAACGGGGTACCAGGGCCCGACTTTGCTTGGTAGATGTCAGCGTCGGCCATGTTTTTGGGAAACTTGCAGTCTACTAAGTAGAATTGAGACTCCCGATGATAGCGACCTAGCTTGAAGTTATCGTCGCCTTCAAACGTACAGTTTTTTAATACTGTCTTCTCGTCTTTGTTGCCGGAACCATCATGCCAGATAGCCGCTTCCATGTTATGGCAAATGAAGCGACAGTTCTCCGCGTAAGCCCAGCCACGTGGACAGTAAAAATCGACTCCACCTTCCATCGTGCAGTCGACAAAATAATAGAGGCCAGCTTCTACATCCCAAGGGCTTACCGTATCACCACCTAGGGCACGGAACGTACAGTGGCGAACAATAAGCCGGATCGCACCAGCCATTGTTCGCAATGCCATTTGGTGTCCGGTTTTGCTTATTGATTTCTTACCACCCGAGGCAGTAGGGCAGTCAATGAAAGCATCACCTTTAGTATCGAAGCCGTAGCTATTGATGACTGTCAAGTTTTCTAGTGTCACATCAGGGCTGTTACGCATGTTGAGCGTTGCCACCCCCCAATCATTGGCATGTGACTGAGGGTCGCAGTACCAGGCATCACGCGCTTGCGCATTGGTCAGCACAACACCCTTCTCACTTTCACCTTTAAGGATCAAGTTGTTCTTACCATCAATGGATACTTTTTCGTGGTAAGTACCATTCTTGATGAAGATAGTCCGTGGCTGTGCGGCTTGCGCAGGTAAGCTGTTGACTGCCTCCTGAACAGTCCGGAACGTTCCAGAACCATCCGCAGCTACAATAATGCGTTGAGCCTGAGCCGCAGGAAAAACTCCTGCGGTCAGGCCCAAAATCAAGCATAACAGTTTCCAAAACTGCTTCATGCGTTTGTATTTACTAGCTCAGCGGATTACACAAAATCCTCGCGCATTGGATTGAACACATCTACTAAAACACCTGCCTCTTGGCAAACTACCCCATGCCAGATGTTAGATGGGGCGAGAAATGTATCTCCTGCTCGAAGTACTCGTTTCTGTCCATCCACAGAGGCTTCAAACACGCCGCTTTCCACATAGGTAATCTGCGTATGCACATGCTGATGAATAGCGCCAATACTCCCTGTTTCAAAGGCAACTTTCACCATCATCAGGTCAGCGTTATAGGCGAGGATCTTGCGTCGCACGCCTTCGCCCACGTTTTCCCATGATAGAGAAGAATCTTCTGAAAACGGGTTTTGGCTATTATCCATTATTAGTATCCTGGGTTTTGTACCAAGTTCGGGTTTGTTGTTATAGCTGATGCTGGGATCGGAAGCAACTGTCGGTTGGTCGTATAACCCGAGGCAATGTCAGCGATTCTAGCTTCTGTAATAGACGAACGCCAGTTTACGTTGGTGGTACCCGCTGGCTTAGTAGCCGGAGCCGGACGATAAAGCGACCGAGAGTATTTTACCTGACCGTTCACAACAGTGTAGTACATTACCAATGGAATCTTAGCGTAGGGACTAGACGCTGTCTGATCGGCTATCCAAGCGCGTAGAGTAGCTTTTGTCTCTGCTAGCTTTGTTCCGAGTAGATTCCAGCGGATCAGGTCGTACTTACGGATACCCTCACCGCCAAATTCTACGAAACGTTCGTTGACTATAGCATTGAAGAACCCAGCTTGATCAGTAGGCGGTGTACCAGCAGCTTTCGTGTTTCCTTTAAATCCGCGCACACGTACTTCCATTAGCGCTTGAGTAGCTGTAACTCCGTTGTAGGCTACCGTTGGGCCAGCTAGGTCGTTCTGCGCTTCTGCAAACATTAGCAGCACATCGGCAAACCGAATGAGAGGCCAATTATAATTTAAGCTTTGTACTGACACTGCTGGAACTAATGGCAACCGCCAGTCGCGACGGAACTTGCCGTCGTACATACTGATAAGGGTAGTAAGCGCTTGGTTATCAGTTGAGCCGATAGTGTAAGGTGCAATTGTTACATCACGGCGTGTATCCAGCGAATCGAAGGCATAGAAGTAAGTGGGTAGTACTGTTACAGCACCGCTTGACTGGCCGTACTTCGGTGAAGCCGTGATACGTGGGCCGTTGTAATACCCTAGCTTACTATCTGAAGCTGCACTAGCGCCACCCATACCTACCTGGAATATGATTTCGTGAGCAGCTTCTACCCGCAGCTCATTGATGCTCCGGAAAGTTTCTTCGTAGTTAGCATTGAGAGTGTGCTGACCACGGTTAGCCATTAGATCAGAACACTCATTGCGTGCGATGGCGTAGAAGTCCTTATAGTTGCTAGGACGGCTTACCTGACCATTTTGGCGTAGTGAGTAGCCTCCACGGTACATAGCAATGCGGGCCCGCAAGGCTTTAACAGCACCTTTTGTGATACGCTCGTCACTGGCAACCTCCGAGCGCCAAGGCACTAGCGTCTCAGCCAAAGCTAAATCATCCAGCAGGTGATCAAAAATTACGTCACGGTCGGTTCGGGGTAAGTTGAAGTCTTGGCCTGTTACAGAAGGAGTACGTGGCTCTGGCACATCACCCCAGTTACGCACTAGTTCGAAGTAGTACTGAGCCCGCAGGGTCAGTGCTTCTCCATGAATGCGTCTGACAGTTACCATATCAGTACCACTATTGTACTGCGTCATCTCTGGAACATATTTGATACAGAGATTGGCTCGTTCAATGCCTTGATACAGTTGGTTCCAAGGATTGAGTACTTCCGCGTTGGTGGTAACGGACGTATAGCGGGCAATACCCCGACGACCTGAACCGGCATCATCTCCCCCTGAGCTGCTTTGCATCTCATCAGAGTCGAAGGGATAATAAGAGCTAAGACGGTTGCCGTAGCCAGCATCACCTGACAAAGGGTCGTAAGCGCCAATTATTGCGCTTGTAGCACCGCTTACGTTACTGAATATGGTTTCAGGCGTATCAACAGCGGTCGGGTTGACTTCTAAATAATCTTTGCACGAGCTGACACCTAGTGAGCAGGCGATAGCTGCGGCAACAAGAGTTGGGCGAAATATGCGTTTCATCGTAAAGCAGCTTCAGTAATTAAAAGGATAGGTTCATACCGAACAGATAAGCTTTGCTGCGGGGATAAGCAGCATAGTCAACGCCAGGGGTAAGAGGCGTGCCGCGGCGGGTATTAACCTCAGGGTCAAAGCCACTATATTTTGTAAATGTATAAAGGTTGTTCAGCGTCACGTAGAAACGAGCCTGGGAGAGCTTGATGCGCTGGGTGATGGTTTTCGGCACAGTGTAACCCACCGTAACGTTGTTCACACGTAAGAATGAACCATCCTCAATTGCCCAAGAGTGGGGGAAAAGCTGGCGAGCTGGCGACCAGATTTTAGCATTTTGGTTCAAGCGACGTGACGTCTCTAGGTCCGTGATGATGGCGCCGTTTTCGTCAATCGTGCGGTACCGATCTTTCATGATAGCTAGGCCGTTGCTAAGCTGAGAGTTAGCGAGGAAAGATGTCAATTCAATTTTGTTAGCGTTGTAGACATCATTGCCATACACGAAGTTCAAGAAGACGCTAGCATCGAAGTTCTTGTAGTTGAATTGTTGATTTAGACCACCCGAGAACTTAGGATTAGCATTGCCGATAACGGTACGGTCTTGTTCGTTTACGGTACCGTCACCATTTACATCTTTCAACTTAATAGTGCCTGGATTAACTTCTGTGCTGCTGTAGCCTGTTACACCTTTGTCGCTAGCAACACCTGTTTTTAGCACCCATCTAGCCTTGCTGCTATCATAGCCTTCAAAGTCATCAGCCGTATACCAACCATCGGTTACATAACCGTACATCAGACCTACTGGTCTACCAACTGCAACATAATAGTCAGCGGCAATAGCAGTACTAGCCCAACCAGAGTACTGTAGTGGCAATTCTCTCAAGGGCCCCAGGCTTTCTACCTTATTGCGGTTGAACGAGATGTTTGCGTTAGATGTCCAAGTGAAATCCTTGCCTTGGATGATCGTACCACTAGCTTGTAGCTCTAAGCCTTTGTTCGAAGTAGAGCCAATGTTAACCAACTGAGTCGCATACCCCGAAGTAGATGGAATAGCTAGGTTCAGTAGCAAGTCACGGGTCTTATTGTAGTAAGCATCAGCAGTGAACTGAACCCGGTTGTTGAACAAGCTAATATCCAAACCTAGGTTACGCGATACTGTCGTTTCCCATTTCAAATTTGGGTTAGCTAATGTCAGAGCCGCCGAACCAGGAACGATAGTATGGTTTACAGCATACTGAATGTTGCCACCAGTTGTGAAGAGAGGATCATACAGGAAGTCGCCAATACGGTTATTACCGGCCAAGCCATAGCTCAAACGCAGTTTCATATCCGATACAGTGTTGCTGATCGACTTCATGAAATCCTCTTGCGAAATGCGCCAAGCAAACGAGCCTGCTGGGAAGTAACCTACTTTGTTGCTGCCCTTGAACTTAGACGAACCGTCGCCGCGGACTGTACCAGTGAACAGGTACTTGTCTTCGTAAGAATAAGTAGCTCGAGCAAAGCCTGACAGCAAACGGTAATCAGAAGGAACGCTGGTAGTAGGAGCAGGCTGCTGGGTCGCAGGAGCATTAGGGTCACGCTGGTTGATGTTATCGAATGCCCGATCTGCTGTAATCTGCAGCGGCAAATAGTAGCTCTGTACATTTAGAGCCGTCGTACGCTGCTGATAGATTTCGTGACCTAGCAACGCATCCACAGAGTGTTTGCCCTTCTTAAAGGAGTAAGTCAGGACG
This Hymenobacter sp. GOD-10R DNA region includes the following protein-coding sequences:
- the pelA gene encoding pectate lyase translates to MKQFWKLLCLILGLTAGVFPAAQAQRIIVAADGSGTFRTVQEAVNSLPAQAAQPRTIFIKNGTYHEKVSIDGKNNLILKGESEKGVVLTNAQARDAWYCDPQSHANDWGVATLNMRNSPDVTLENLTVINSYGFDTKGDAFIDCPTASGGKKSISKTGHQMALRTMAGAIRLIVRHCTFRALGGDTVSPWDVEAGLYYFVDCTMEGGVDFYCPRGWAYAENCRFICHNMEAAIWHDGSGNKDEKTVLKNCTFEGDDNFKLGRYHRESQFYLVDCKFPKNMADADIYQAKSGPGTPLWGRRVYYYNCHRKGGDYAWHKNNLEKAIGAPSPKQITANWTFGGRWNVNKKAVALAAPAPTALAKDSAAERMLVFQRSVGGWPKAVNGTKVSYEHPLTAAEKASTRKDADHADATIDNNATTREIRYLLAAAQRTGNMAYRNAAENGIRYLLKMQYPNGGFPQYYPDHSLYRHQITYNDDAMIRALSILRDLVEHKGDFTLVDQALVPQAKLAVERGVDCILKTQYVQNGKLTAWCAQHDENTLQPAKARAFELASLSGDETVGIVQFLMGVDNPSPELRKAVVSAVTWLNEVRMPNQAVKDIKDAAQPTGRDRVIVSEPGSTIWARFYDLESNKPIYVGRNSEKKNTLAEIENERRAGYLYVGTWPEKLLTKDYPAWQQKWEKGSSKL
- a CDS encoding RagB/SusD family nutrient uptake outer membrane protein translates to MKRIFRPTLVAAAIACSLGVSSCKDYLEVNPTAVDTPETIFSNVSGATSAIIGAYDPLSGDAGYGNRLSSYYPFDSDEMQSSSGGDDAGSGRRGIARYTSVTTNAEVLNPWNQLYQGIERANLCIKYVPEMTQYNSGTDMVTVRRIHGEALTLRAQYYFELVRNWGDVPEPRTPSVTGQDFNLPRTDRDVIFDHLLDDLALAETLVPWRSEVASDERITKGAVKALRARIAMYRGGYSLRQNGQVSRPSNYKDFYAIARNECSDLMANRGQHTLNANYEETFRSINELRVEAAHEIIFQVGMGGASAASDSKLGYYNGPRITASPKYGQSSGAVTVLPTYFYAFDSLDTRRDVTIAPYTIGSTDNQALTTLISMYDGKFRRDWRLPLVPAVSVQSLNYNWPLIRFADVLLMFAEAQNDLAGPTVAYNGVTATQALMEVRVRGFKGNTKAAGTPPTDQAGFFNAIVNERFVEFGGEGIRKYDLIRWNLLGTKLAETKATLRAWIADQTASSPYAKIPLVMYYTVVNGQVKYSRSLYRPAPATKPAGTTNVNWRSSITEARIADIASGYTTNRQLLPIPASAITTNPNLVQNPGY
- a CDS encoding cupin domain-containing protein yields the protein MDNSQNPFSEDSSLSWENVGEGVRRKILAYNADLMMVKVAFETGSIGAIHQHVHTQITYVESGVFEASVDGQKRVLRAGDTFLAPSNIWHGVVCQEAGVLVDVFNPMREDFV
- a CDS encoding tagaturonate reductase encodes the protein MKHLSRSIGAGLAETPVAMPEEKLFELPEKVIQFGTGVLLRGLPDFLIDKANRQGVFNGRIVVVKSTDGGDIEAFNRQDGLYTVCVRGIEDGQTVDENVVCSAISRVLSAKSQWEEILKCAANPELQVVISNTTEVGIQLVPDDIRQSPPQSFPGKLLAFLYARFQAFKGDKSKGLVIVPTELIPDNGSKLEAILLELAHRNGLESEFMDWLEAANTCCNSLVDRIVPGRPDEATYRGITEQLGYEDDLLTMSEAFLLWAIQGDERVKSILSFHEVDKGIVIQPDINLFRELKLRLLNGTHTLSCGLAYLSGFETVRSAMENDTVGTFISNLMLADLLPGIPYPVDEKVAQRFGLQVMDRFRNPFMEHRWLAITMQYTAKMQMRNIPTLLHYYKRFNAVPECMALGFAAYLLFMKGTEQRGTTWYGQVNGGEYAIQDDKAGYFADLWATQEAEELVTTVLHNQSLWGHDLTQLPGFVKQVGDYLQKMLENGAYPTVAAYFNKTTLAK
- a CDS encoding TonB-dependent receptor codes for the protein MKKHLLLMLLLLHVALLASAQQRAIQGIVRSTEKNEVLPGVTVVVKGTTIGATTNSEGMFTMTIPEGDATLRFSYIGFVSKDVPIGNKTKIDVQLSPDSKALDDVVVIGYQPVQRRDVTGSVSSVSAQQIKDVPVNSAAEALNGRLAGVQVTASEGQPGSDIRVRVRGGGSITQDNSPLYVVDGVQVENALSVLSPQDIQSVDVLKDASATAIYGARGANGVVIITTKNGREGKTVVSYNGFAGFRHITKTIDVLKTSDYLDYAYERSAIAGADALNSFKSRFGTRNYTSDTLGLQRTAPFIDWQDKVFGRDAFQQTHNLSISGGGKGTTYSLSLTHNDEDGIQIQSGFTRNLVNFRFDSKASDKFRYGFNTRFLDQSITGSGTSTQGTSSTTNTRLRNTIVYLPFASLLPGSVDPNNLNVDDEFFAASGSLSNPVLTIQNEYRKDKRRLFNLSANASYNFTKDLVFRSTVGFDNTNNRTDTFNGQYSPTIRGGNYSGLPFLGIATSQQVTFNNSNVLTYSFKKGKHSVDALLGHEIYQQRTTALNVQSYYLPLQITADRAFDNINQRDPNAPATQQPAPTTSVPSDYRLLSGFARATYSYEDKYLFTGTVRGDGSSKFKGSNKVGYFPAGSFAWRISQEDFMKSISNTVSDMKLRLSYGLAGNNRIGDFLYDPLFTTGGNIQYAVNHTIVPGSAALTLANPNLKWETTVSRNLGLDISLFNNRVQFTADAYYNKTRDLLLNLAIPSTSGYATQLVNIGSTSNKGLELQASGTIIQGKDFTWTSNANISFNRNKVESLGPLRELPLQYSGWASTAIAADYYVAVGRPVGLMYGYVTDGWYTADDFEGYDSSKARWVLKTGVASDKGVTGYSSTEVNPGTIKLKDVNGDGTVNEQDRTVIGNANPKFSGGLNQQFNYKNFDASVFLNFVYGNDVYNANKIELTSFLANSQLSNGLAIMKDRYRTIDENGAIITDLETSRRLNQNAKIWSPARQLFPHSWAIEDGSFLRVNNVTVGYTVPKTITQRIKLSQARFYVTLNNLYTFTKYSGFDPEVNTRRGTPLTPGVDYAAYPRSKAYLFGMNLSF